A window of the Thermodesulfobacteriota bacterium genome harbors these coding sequences:
- a CDS encoding NAD(P)/FAD-dependent oxidoreductase, translating to MDRKRVLILGAGFAGLNVAKRLGNRDGIAVELVDRKNHHLFQPLLYQVATGGLNPADIAMPIRSILAGYQNIGVLLAEVRSFDLAARSVETSIGRLGYDYLVVACGAQHTYFAHSEWEEHAPGLKTLEQATEIRRRILTAYEKAEGEPDPAIRKKLLTFVVVGGGATGVEIAGAIGEMSRYTLVKDFRNIDPKLTRIMLVEGGPRILPAFTAEQASRATRDLESLGVQVWTSSMVTRLDAGGVEIMNERIEAGTVLWAAGIKASELGRRLGADLDASGRVLVEPDLSIKGHPEVFVAGDLANFSHQTGGPLPALAPVALQQGRFIARTIVAEQKGESRRPFRYLDKGQLATIGRSKAVLEIGRIRLSGALAWMAWLLVHIFYLTGFRNRVFVILQWAWSFLTLRRGARLIVGKQWRFYNGQPKKGCPDP from the coding sequence ATGGACCGAAAACGCGTTCTCATCCTCGGCGCCGGTTTTGCCGGGCTCAATGTCGCCAAGAGGCTCGGCAACCGGGATGGCATTGCGGTGGAACTGGTGGACCGCAAGAACCACCACCTCTTTCAACCGCTCCTCTACCAGGTGGCCACCGGCGGCCTCAACCCGGCGGACATCGCCATGCCCATCCGCAGCATCCTGGCGGGCTACCAGAACATCGGGGTGCTGCTGGCCGAGGTCCGGTCGTTCGATCTGGCGGCGCGGTCGGTGGAGACCTCCATCGGCCGTCTTGGGTACGACTACCTGGTGGTGGCCTGCGGCGCCCAGCACACCTATTTCGCCCATTCCGAATGGGAGGAGCACGCCCCGGGCCTCAAAACCCTGGAGCAGGCCACCGAGATCCGGCGCCGCATCCTCACCGCCTACGAAAAGGCCGAAGGCGAGCCGGACCCGGCCATCCGCAAGAAGCTGCTCACCTTCGTCGTTGTCGGCGGCGGCGCCACCGGCGTTGAGATCGCCGGCGCCATCGGCGAGATGAGCCGATACACGCTGGTCAAGGACTTCCGCAACATCGACCCCAAGCTGACGCGGATCATGCTCGTGGAAGGCGGGCCGCGGATTCTGCCGGCGTTCACCGCCGAGCAGGCGAGCCGGGCGACCCGGGACCTGGAAAGCCTGGGTGTTCAGGTCTGGACATCGAGCATGGTCACGCGCCTGGATGCCGGCGGCGTGGAGATCATGAACGAGAGGATCGAAGCCGGTACCGTGCTGTGGGCGGCCGGCATCAAGGCCTCGGAGCTGGGCCGGCGGCTGGGGGCCGACCTCGATGCCAGCGGCCGGGTGCTGGTGGAGCCGGATCTCAGCATCAAGGGCCACCCGGAGGTGTTCGTGGCCGGCGACCTGGCCAACTTCTCCCACCAGACCGGTGGCCCGCTGCCGGCCCTGGCCCCGGTGGCCCTGCAGCAGGGCCGCTTCATCGCCCGGACCATTGTCGCCGAGCAGAAAGGTGAGTCCCGGCGGCCGTTCCGGTACCTGGACAAGGGGCAGCTCGCCACCATCGGCCGGAGCAAGGCGGTGCTGGAGATCGGCCGGATCAGGCTGTCGGGGGCGCTGGCCTGGATGGCGTGGCTCCTGGTCCACATCTTCTATCTGACCGGCTTCCGGAACCGGGTCTTTGTCATTCTGCAATGGGCCTGGTCCTTCCTGACCCTGCGCCGGGGTGCCCGACTGATCGTCGGCAAGCAGTGGCGCTTCTACAACGGCCAGCCGAAGAAGGGCTGTCCCGACCCGTAG